Part of the Vigna unguiculata cultivar IT97K-499-35 chromosome 3, ASM411807v1, whole genome shotgun sequence genome, TGGCTCGGCTCGGCTCGGCTCACCGCATAACTCACCGGTGAGACTTTGTTCGTGGATGGCTTTTTGGACTTTTCACTCGGCTTGTGTCTGACACAGCCACTCGGAGCGGCGCCTCCTAAATGTCTATGATTGAAACCCCCGCCGTCCACCACCTCAGCGGGGGCGCCGATCATCACCGTCACTCGTCAAAACGAAAACTAGACGAAGAAGATGACGGAGATTTCTCAGACTTAGTCTGTGTGAGGATGCGGAAAGAAGAGGCGGTGAATTCCTGGTCGGGTTCCTCCGGTGACGCCGGCAGCGGCTCTGCCGCGGCCTTGCAGAATACGCGATCCCACATCCAGTTCTTTGTGCGGATGATGTCAGCCGGAAACACGATTGTGATGCAAGCGTTTCCCGAGGACAGTGTGAAATCGATTCACGAACGTATCCAAAGCATGAAGGGAATCCCGGTGTTTGAACAGAGATTAATTTATCGCGGAAAGCAGCTTCAGTGGGAGCAGACTCTGGCCGAATGTTCCATTCAAAACGACGCCAATCTTCAACTCGTAGGTCGCATGCGCAGTACTGAACACCCTCAGGCATGGCAAATAATCAACGACATGGTTTCCCTCGTGTATCGACTCTGCTGTGGTGAGACTGTTCACGATTCACTGAAGACTATCAAAGGGTTAATCACCAGTTACTTGAACATGACTCCGAGGATTGACAACGAATCTGcttctgggtattttcagattttcaTGTCTTCTTCTGCTCCTGACGTGCTTGTTATGCTCTATGTGTCCCCTTATGCAGGTAACAAGGATTGTGCCGAGTCTTCTGTTAGGCACTTTTTGAGTTCTTGCCGGAATACCTTGTCTAAGGCATTGCATGGGCAGTGTGCGTGTGTGGTCTTAGAGTTCTGTAAATTGCTTAGGAGAGTTGGAAGTAATGACCCTTTGTATCTCTATTGCCGGAGTACCTTTGGGTCCTTGTTGGAAACTGCTGGGGTTTCCTACGCTGGTTCTGATAATGCTAAGGGGTTAGTTTTGATTAAGGACATTTTCCCCTTTGTTTTTGAGCTTGTTAATTGCTTGTTGATGGACTTGGACTCGAGTATGGAATCCCACAGAGCCGTGGGGCCTTTGTCTAATGATGTTGTGGATTTTACTGCCTTCTTAGTGCCTTTGAGAACTGGAATCAAGGAACAACAAGCTGTCGACGGTTCTATGGCTGAAGACAAAAGCAATAATGATCTCTTGCATGCCAAAGAGATTGAATATCTTCACTGTTTGTACATTCAGTTATTGAACAAAATCGACCAGTGCCTTCAAAAAATGGACCAGAGCTTGGCTGGCCAGGAGATGATGGAAGGGGATAATCTTTATCCTGGGTGGTCTCATTATCTTTCCATCCTGAAGGAGTTGTATCAAATTTCTAAGCTTTATGATGGTGCTGAAGAAAAGCTTTGGAGTGTTTTGAGGCGACATAGAAATGTGCTGTGTCTGTTGATTGTTCGATATGCAAAGAGGACTGATGAGCATCAGTGGATTCTGGAGCATAGGTTTGTGACCAATTTTGAGTCTAGAAGGCATTTGGCCATGATGATGTTCCCAGAGGTCAAAGAAGACTACGAGGAGTTGCACGAGATGCTTATTGACAGGTCTCAGTTGTTGGCCGAGTCTTTTGAATACATAGCACGTGCTGAGCCTGAATCTCTACATGCTGGCTTATTTATGGAATTCAAAAATGAGGAAGCTACTGGCCCAGGTGTACTAAGGGAGTGGTTTCTTCTGGTATGCCAAGCAATATTCAATCCACAAAATGCACTTTTTGTGGCATGCCCAACTGATCGAAGGAGATTTTTCCCTAATCCTGGTAAGTTTCTCctgtattttttgaattctttctttttatttcagtAACTTGGATGTTTATTATTTACAACCTGACCTTtattaagattataaaatatgttGAGGCTTAATATGATCTTTATTTACATAATGTTCCATCCGTTAACCTCCGCATAGTGTAAGTCATGTCTTTTATTTGTGAATCATTAACCTCCGCATATGACCTTTATTTGTGTAACTCATTGgtttttctttaaagaaataTGCCCCTATTTGGTGAAATCCTTGGATGATCTCCATTGTCTTATAGGCCCTCTATGCTTCAATTTATTTGATTGTGCAGGGGACTATACTTAAAAATGTGGGCTTTAGTACCATACTTTGGGCATGACATAGTTAATGTCTAAAAACAGAGGACTCTAAGAAAGCACACGCACGCACGAGAGGAACTCAATCTGAAAACTAAATGAGTAGTATAACAAAAGATCTAACCTGAGAATAAATATCTAACCTGACAATGGGCATCACGATATTATTAGGAGACATCATTTTACAATGCAAGTACTTTATCTCTTATATGGAAAATCACTAAACAAGAAGTTGAATTATATCTTTCTCAAAAGGTATGTTCAGCTTCTCCAAACAATCTGCCAAGTtacattcttcttcttcctatGAGAATGGGCATCACAATATTATTAGGAGACATATTTTACAATGCAAGTAGTTTATCTCTTACAAGGAAAACCACGAAACAAGAAGTTGAATTATATCTTTCACAAAAAGTATATTCAACTTCTCCAAACAATTTGCCaagttacattttttatatggtTAATGAACCTCAAATAATAGTACAGAGAGGCTGATGAGGCCCAAAGAATGAGCAGGCTTCCCCAACCACTAGCCCACGAAGGTACCAAGACATGGTGGGAAAAAAATATACGTGAGAAAGAAGAACCCAAGGGCTGAGGTGGTAGGCAGTCATAGGAGAGAGAAATCATGGAGGTGAATAGAGAGATTCTATTTCGGTTTTGCAGAGATTTGAGGACAAGTTTTTGGTTGATAGAAGAGAGGAA contains:
- the LOC114176153 gene encoding E3 ubiquitin-protein ligase UPL5-like, producing the protein MSMIETPAVHHLSGGADHHRHSSKRKLDEEDDGDFSDLVCVRMRKEEAVNSWSGSSGDAGSGSAAALQNTRSHIQFFVRMMSAGNTIVMQAFPEDSVKSIHERIQSMKGIPVFEQRLIYRGKQLQWEQTLAECSIQNDANLQLVGRMRSTEHPQAWQIINDMVSLVYRLCCGETVHDSLKTIKGLITSYLNMTPRIDNESASGYFQIFMSSSAPDVLVMLYVSPYAGNKDCAESSVRHFLSSCRNTLSKALHGQCACVVLEFCKLLRRVGSNDPLYLYCRSTFGSLLETAGVSYAGSDNAKGLVLIKDIFPFVFELVNCLLMDLDSSMESHRAVGPLSNDVVDFTAFLVPLRTGIKEQQAVDGSMAEDKSNNDLLHAKEIEYLHCLYIQLLNKIDQCLQKMDQSLAGQEMMEGDNLYPGWSHYLSILKELYQISKLYDGAEEKLWSVLRRHRNVLCLLIVRYAKRTDEHQWILEHRFVTNFESRRHLAMMMFPEVKEDYEELHEMLIDRSQLLAESFEYIARAEPESLHAGLFMEFKNEEATGPGVLREWFLLVCQAIFNPQNALFVACPTDRRRFFPNPASKVHPLHLEYFSFAGRVIALALMHRVQVGIVFDRVFFLQLAGSYIGLEDIRSADPCLYNGCKQILDMDADFIDSDALGLTFVREVEELGQRKVVELCSGGKNVVVNSKNRDKYVELLIQDRFVTSISEQVSHFAKGFADILSNSKLQQYFFQSLDLEDLDWMLHGSEDTISVEDWKAHTEYNGYSETDIQISWFWEIVGSMTADQRKVLLFFWTSVKYLPVEGFRGLASRLYIYRSLEPGDRLPSSHTCFFRLCFPAYLSMAVMKERLELITQEHIGCSFGTW